The DNA window GGCTGCAGGTGATTGCGGTGGAAGTCGGATTGTTCGGGTTACAGAGCACCAGAAGTTCCAGCTGATCCGACAGATGCTTGCAGAAGTCTTCCACATCCATATGAAACCCATTTTCTTCTTTTAACGGATAATACAGTGTCGTACCGCCGCCAAGCGCTATCTCCCGTTCATACTCCGAATACGTCGGTCCAAGCACCAGCGCTTTTTTCGGATGCTTCGTCTGGATAAACAGAGAAATCAACTCGGTAGAACCATTTCCGACGATCACATTTTCCGGCTGTGTGCCCGCATACGTTGCGATGCAGGTGCGAAGAGCCGTGTATTCCCGGTCCGGATAGGTTGTGATCGCATCCAGATTGTCTGCCAGCGTGGAACGCAGCTGGTAAGAAATTCCCAGCGGATTGACATTCGCACTGAAGCTGACGATATCCTCCTTTTTGATATGATAATATTTTTCGATGGCTTCCAGGTCACTGCCGTGAAAATGATCTTTGTGTTTAATCATAATATCCCTCTTTCCTTGCAACAAAGTTTTGCGTAGTGTATAATAAATATAATTATGAGTATTTTTGCAGGAGATTCTGCAAAAGAACATGAAACGGGTAACAATAATATCAGTTTCATTATAATGATAAGAAAAAAATAGTCAAGGTCGATAAAAGAAGAAGCGCAGGTGGATACTTTGAAAAGAAGAATGGAACAGTTACTAAACGGAAGATTTGAATATGAAGTACCAAAGCTGACTCTTTCCGATGCACAGATCAACCTTACAACCAATGAGGGGGAAAATGTCCGGGGAGAATTGCATGTGGCGGCGGAGGATAACCGCAGGATCAAAGGAATGACCATGTCATCCAACCGCCGGGTACTGCTGGCAAAAGAAAAATTTTCGGGCACAACCGTATGCATCCCCTACGGACTGGATGTGAAGGGACTTTCCGCCGGGGATACGGTGGACGGTGTGATCACGATCAACAGCAATCTGGGAGAATATCAGGTGCCGGTACACGCGGTGATCACCGATGACGGGATCCAGACATCCCGCGGAGCCATCGACAGTCTGGAAGCATTTATCAAACTGGCAGAGAGCGATTACCGGGAGGCGTTCCGCCTTTATACCAGTGAGAGCTTTCTGAAAGTGCTGCAGGGAGAAAATCCGAGCTATGAAAGCCTTTACCGCGGCATGTCACAGAATCCGGTTACCTATCAGCATATGGAGGAATTTCTGATCGGAACCGGAAAAAAAGAACCGGTGACGCTGCGTCTGGAGAAAACCGAGCAGACCTGGGATCATCTGGATACCACAGTCAAGGATTGTCTGAATCTGTATAAAAGTACCTGGGGCTACACCCACATGGAAGTGGAAGTGACCGGGGATTTTCTGGAAGTGGAAAAGAAAGTGATCACCAACGAGGATTTCATCGGAAGTGTTTACGGTCTGGAATACCTGATCCGGAAAGAAAAACTGGGAAATGGAAGAAAATACGGTCAGATCCGGATCAAAACCGTGTACGGAACGTATGTATATGAAGTGAAAGCCTCCGGCAATGTGTCCTATGAACTGAGCAACCGGATGTATGAGAAAAAAGGACAGGCGGCATTGGCCGGTCTGTATGAAAAATACCTGCTGGGAGAGATCGGACAGGACGAGTGGAAAGAGGATTCCTTAAAAGAACTGGAGAGACTCAGAAACCTCGGATGCTATTATCCGAAACAGCAGCTGATGGAAGCCTATATCTATGAGCAGACCGGAGATCTGGCAAATGCAAAATCGGTGCTGTGGCCGCTCCGGGAACTGAAATTTACGCAGGAACAGATGGAAGAGGAAGCCTGGTATCTCGCGATGGCTGTGAAAGCATCCGTGGCAACACCGGATCAGGAGATGACAGCGCAGACCCGGATCGAAAATCTCTACCGGATGAATCCGGGCAGCTATTCGATCCTGCGGGTGCTGATGGATACTTCCGAGGAATACCGGCATGCACCGGGCAGACAGATGTATATGCTCGAAGAACTGTTTGATCTCGGATGCAGAAGCCCATTTCTGTATCTGGCAGCGTATGAAAAACTGGAAAAAGAAGCCGGATATCTCAAGAAACTGTCTCCGTTTATGGTACAGGTACTTCACTATGCGGCACGCCATGGCAGATTAAATGAAGAACTGACCATGCGGATCGGACATCTCTCCGAATACGTGAAGAATTTCCAGCCGGTGATCTACCGTCTTCTGGTAAAATGCTACGAGGCATACCCGGACAATGATATGGTGGATCATATCTGCAAATACATCATGAAGGGTCAGCCGACAAAGAATGAATATTTCCGCTGGTATCAGCTGGCGGTGGAAGCAGACATCCGGATCACACGGTTATATGAATATTATATCGAAACCATGCCGCAGGGCTTCCAGAGTGTTCTGCCACAGGTTATCCGTATGTACTTTGTATACAACAATACATTAAGCAGCAGAAAACGTGCATCCGTGTATGCAAATGTAATCCGCAACAAAGGAGTAGACAGAACAACCTATCAGAATTATCGCAAAGCGATGGAAGCGTTCGCACAGGAAGCACTGATGGAAGGAAAGATCAGTGAGGATTACGCGACGATCTATCAGGAATGTATCGGGGAGATCGCCACACCGGCACTCGGGGAGGCACTGGCAAAAGTGATGTTCTCCTATCGGGTGTACTGTGATGATCCGAAGATCCGCAGCGTGATCGTATGCCACGGAGAACTGAAAGAAGAACAAAGTTATCCGTGTACGGACGGAGCGGCATATATTCAGCTGTATACCCCGGATGCGAGAATTCTGTTTGAAGATGAAAAACGAAGAAGATATGCAACAACAGTAGATTACAATCTGCAAAAACTGATGGATGAAGAATCCTATCTGGAGCCATGCGTGACACTGGATGTGACCACACCGGGATTTTTACTGGCAGTATGCCAGAATGACGGCAAAAAACCGATCACCCTGGAAACGCTGGGCTGTTATCAGCACATCGTACAGATGCCGGAATTCCAGGAGTCTTATCGCCATACGATATGCAGAAAGATCCTGAAATATTACGCGGCACATGCGGGAGATGATACGCTGGATACCTATCTGAAAAAGATGGATCTGATGACATTTGCAAGCGTGGACAAAGTGCTGCTGTGTGAGATCCTGATCCAGAAAGGCATGTATACGATGGCACTGGAGATCATCAGCCGTTACGGATACGAAGGAATCAGTGCGGAAAGCCTGATGAAGCTTACGAGCTACCTGATCCTGGATTATGATTTTGTGGAACAGGAAGAACTGGTCTATCTGGCACAGCATGTATTTGAACAGGGACTTTACAATGAAGTCATCCTGCTGTATCTGAGTGACAATCTGCTGGGTTCTGTGGAACAGATGGCACTTTTATGGGAGCGGATGCGTGGTTTCCAGCTGGATACCTATGCACTGGAAGAAGAGATCCTTCTGCTTTCGATGTTTGGCCGTGTCTATCTGCGGCAGGGTGCTGCGATGCTTGAACAGTACATGGCGCAGAAAGGAAAAGAATCGGTGGCACTTGCCTATAGTTCCTTCTGGGCATACGGATATTTCCTGGGCAAAAAAGAGACAGATCCTTATATTTTCCGGTGTCTGGAACAGTGCTGTGAGAGAAAACTGGAAGTCGACCGGATCTGCCATCTGGCACTTCTGAAATATTATGCAAGCCTGGATACTTATACAGAAAAACAGGAAAAACTGGCAGATCAGATCCTCGAAGAGTGTACCGAAAACAGTCTGCGTTTTGCATTTTACCGCAAATTCCCGGCAAGACTGACCAAGCCGTATCAGATGGATGACAAACAGTTCGTCGAGGTACAGTATCCGGCGGGCGCAAGGGTGACGATCCATTACCGTCTGATCCGGGACAACGACACCGGTGAGAGTTTTAAGAGCGAACCGATGAAAAATATGTATCAGGGCATCTTTGTGAAGGAATTCCTGTTATTTTACGGAGAAACGCTGGAGTATTATCTGACGGTGGAACTGCCGGATGATACGAGACAGACCGATAAAAAACTTCTGACGATGGAAGAGTCCTTACAGGAGGGAAATACGAAGTACCAGCTGATCAATCAGATGCTGGCAGGTCAGAAACTCGGACGGAGTGAACAGACAGAGAAAGCGATGGAACAGTACCTGCAGAGAGAACATTTTGCAAGAAAAATGTTCCCGGTACTCCATGCATAAGACACGGATGGAGGCAGAAAAATGAACGAAGTCAGGAATATATTGGTAGGATTTGATTTTGGGGAGAAAGTCTCACAGCTGTGTTATTACGACCGCCGTGAGGGAGAACCGGTTTCCCTGCCAGTGAAGGTGGGAACCGGACAGTATACTTTCCCGAATGCACTCAGTAAGAAGCCGGGAGAGGATGAATGGCATTTCGGATTGGAAGTGGAGTATTTTGTGGAGCAGCAGGATGAGATCGCTGTGGACAATCTGTATACACTGTGTCTCGAACAGGAGACGGTGGAAGTGGACGGAGCCACATGGAAAGTCGGAGAACTTCTCGGAAAATTCATCGGCAATGCGCTTCGTATCCTTGGCGTTCCGGATCTGGTAAAAAGCATCAGCGGACTGATGATCACCACGCCGGTGCTGACGCGTCCGATGGTGGAAAACATCCGGGTGGCATGCCAGGAGATGGGATTTCCAAGAAACCGCTGTTTCCTGCAGGATTATGAGGAAAGTTTCTATTATCATACATTATACCAGAAACCGGAGATCTGGAGCCGGAATGTAGGACTGTTTATCTTTGAGCAGGATGCGGTATCTTATGCAAAACTGGAGATGAACCGGAGCAGCCGTCCGGTGCGCGTCGGCGTGAGAAGAGGCGAGCATACCACGCTTCATACGGAAGCGCTGCAGCGCGATGTGGACTTCTGCCAGTTTGTGATGGAATCTCTGGAAAATGAAGTGTACTCGAGTATTTATCTGGTGGGTGACGGGTTTGAACGCGAATGGGCGGAAAAATCCGTGGCAGAACTCTGCAAGCACCAGCGCCGGGTATTTTACGGAAACAACCTGTTTTCCAAGGGAGCCTGCTATGCGGCAAAAGAAAAGACGGAAGAGCGGAATCTGAAAGGCTATCTGTATGTGGGCAACGATCTGGTGCGGGAAAATGTCGGTATGGAGATGACGGTGTTCGGAACATCGGCGTATCACCCGCTGATCGTGTCCGGTGTCAACTGGTACGAGGCGATGGGAGACTGCGAGATTATTCTGGACGATACCCGGGAACTGGAATTTGTCGTGTCTGATATGGAAAATACAAGAAAAGTGCGTTACAGTATGTCTCTGCCGGGACTCCCGGAGCGTCCGGCGAAAGCGACGAGACTGCATGTACATCTGGAATTTACCGCAGCGGACGAATGCAGGATTGATGTGATAGATATGGGATTCGGTGATCTGTATCCGTCAAGCAATCTCACATGGCATGAGACGATGAAGAGTCGGGGGGCAGAAGAATGAGCGGATATATTTTATGTCAGGTAAAACGGGCGAAACTGCCTTACTATATTGAAAACATCAGTACAAATATTTATTCCATTGAAGAACTGTGCTTTTATTTTTATCATAACATCTATCTGCTGGACAGCACGATCCTGAACGAGGAACTGTGTTTCTGGATCCGGGATCAGCTGGGACTGAAAAAGCTGGCAGACAATCTGTATAAGCATCTGGATGACGATGATATGAAAGTGGGAGATTTTATTCTTCCGGTGTTTAAAGAGATCAATTATCTGTCTCTGGAAGAGTTCCGCAAACTGAATCAGCAGATCCAGCAGCTTGCAAAAGAACCGGAAGTGCTGCGCCAGAAGCGAA is part of the Blautia faecicola genome and encodes:
- a CDS encoding DUF5717 family protein, with amino-acid sequence MEQLLNGRFEYEVPKLTLSDAQINLTTNEGENVRGELHVAAEDNRRIKGMTMSSNRRVLLAKEKFSGTTVCIPYGLDVKGLSAGDTVDGVITINSNLGEYQVPVHAVITDDGIQTSRGAIDSLEAFIKLAESDYREAFRLYTSESFLKVLQGENPSYESLYRGMSQNPVTYQHMEEFLIGTGKKEPVTLRLEKTEQTWDHLDTTVKDCLNLYKSTWGYTHMEVEVTGDFLEVEKKVITNEDFIGSVYGLEYLIRKEKLGNGRKYGQIRIKTVYGTYVYEVKASGNVSYELSNRMYEKKGQAALAGLYEKYLLGEIGQDEWKEDSLKELERLRNLGCYYPKQQLMEAYIYEQTGDLANAKSVLWPLRELKFTQEQMEEEAWYLAMAVKASVATPDQEMTAQTRIENLYRMNPGSYSILRVLMDTSEEYRHAPGRQMYMLEELFDLGCRSPFLYLAAYEKLEKEAGYLKKLSPFMVQVLHYAARHGRLNEELTMRIGHLSEYVKNFQPVIYRLLVKCYEAYPDNDMVDHICKYIMKGQPTKNEYFRWYQLAVEADIRITRLYEYYIETMPQGFQSVLPQVIRMYFVYNNTLSSRKRASVYANVIRNKGVDRTTYQNYRKAMEAFAQEALMEGKISEDYATIYQECIGEIATPALGEALAKVMFSYRVYCDDPKIRSVIVCHGELKEEQSYPCTDGAAYIQLYTPDARILFEDEKRRRYATTVDYNLQKLMDEESYLEPCVTLDVTTPGFLLAVCQNDGKKPITLETLGCYQHIVQMPEFQESYRHTICRKILKYYAAHAGDDTLDTYLKKMDLMTFASVDKVLLCEILIQKGMYTMALEIISRYGYEGISAESLMKLTSYLILDYDFVEQEELVYLAQHVFEQGLYNEVILLYLSDNLLGSVEQMALLWERMRGFQLDTYALEEEILLLSMFGRVYLRQGAAMLEQYMAQKGKESVALAYSSFWAYGYFLGKKETDPYIFRCLEQCCERKLEVDRICHLALLKYYASLDTYTEKQEKLADQILEECTENSLRFAFYRKFPARLTKPYQMDDKQFVEVQYPAGARVTIHYRLIRDNDTGESFKSEPMKNMYQGIFVKEFLLFYGETLEYYLTVELPDDTRQTDKKLLTMEESLQEGNTKYQLINQMLAGQKLGRSEQTEKAMEQYLQREHFARKMFPVLHA
- a CDS encoding DUF5716 family protein → MNEVRNILVGFDFGEKVSQLCYYDRREGEPVSLPVKVGTGQYTFPNALSKKPGEDEWHFGLEVEYFVEQQDEIAVDNLYTLCLEQETVEVDGATWKVGELLGKFIGNALRILGVPDLVKSISGLMITTPVLTRPMVENIRVACQEMGFPRNRCFLQDYEESFYYHTLYQKPEIWSRNVGLFIFEQDAVSYAKLEMNRSSRPVRVGVRRGEHTTLHTEALQRDVDFCQFVMESLENEVYSSIYLVGDGFEREWAEKSVAELCKHQRRVFYGNNLFSKGACYAAKEKTEERNLKGYLYVGNDLVRENVGMEMTVFGTSAYHPLIVSGVNWYEAMGDCEIILDDTRELEFVVSDMENTRKVRYSMSLPGLPERPAKATRLHVHLEFTAADECRIDVIDMGFGDLYPSSNLTWHETMKSRGAEE